AAAGCATTATCACATGGTTGTATGGTGTCATTTACATTGATAAGCATCTCATAGTTTTGTTTGCTTTTGATGAAAACTTGCAGCATTCTTTCTTTAAGCAATTTTATGGTTCTGTCAGCAAGTCGGATTATGCTGCCCTGCGTTTGGGGTTCATTATGGTAACTTCAATATGTTACTAGTGTGAGATAATTATTTGGTGTTTTTGCCTTATTTTTGGTGCTTAATCGGCCCATGTAATTTTAAGTTTCTTCTCTTTGGCAGACACATTGCAAGCAAAATCCAAAATTTAATTTTCACAAGTACATGATTCGTGCTCTGGAAGATGATTTTAAGACCGTCGTGGGCATCAGGTTAATGGCCATTTTCCTTCCTGCCCCTGCCACACCCCACGGGAGAATTTGCGGATGCTTTTTCTCACTTGTTACCATTTCCTGTATTTTTTGCAGTTGGTATCTCTGGGTATTTGTTGTCATCTTCTTGTTTCTGAATGTTAACGGTATGCCAACTCAAACTTGGAATAAACATTTTTACCTTGCAGCTGCTTTGAAATGGTATACTTACGCAGAACCAATGGAAAATAGTTGTTCTCTTGGCGAGTAATAATTAGGTGGCAGTAAGCTTAGTGCTGTTGAAGAGAGTTGTTTTCTTGGCAAATTGAAACTAACAATTGAATAGCAGCAATTTTAGTGCTATTGTGGGCTCTAAAATATCTGCTTGGGCCCTTATAAAAAAAACTGCTTGGCGGCAGCAGCAACGGGCAACCATCTCCCCTCCCCGGATAATAATCAAACATTTTTGGTTACACGGTACTATACACTTCTATCCATCAAAAAACCAAATGTTCCCAATTTATTCCTCTTAGACTTTGAGGGTAAGGAAACTGTGAATAACGTTGTGCTGTACCTATTGATGGTTACACGGCTGGTGTATATTATGCTCGTGCAGAACCTGCGGAAGAGAGAGTTGTTATCTAGGAAACTAGTAATTGGAAGCAGTAATATTGTTGGCTCTTGAATTAGCTGCATTTAATTTTTGCTAAATTCATGGCCTGCTCTTATTATAGATGTTGGAATATCCAAGCATTTATAACCATGTGCCACTTGGTACTTATACCCAACAATAAGCTGAATGTTCTGAGTTCACTCCCTCTTTCAGGATGAGAAAATCGTGAATTCAACTTTGACTTAtcaaagaaataagaaattgtgAATACTGTGGTCTTGTAACTATGAATATGACCGTTTCCAACTTTCTCTGAGACAAATGTTAATAAATTTATCTATGTTACCATTCATATTGTACACGCTTTCAGTTATAATTTGATAACATCTCCTTATGCTTCCACAACTTATGATGAAATTAAAGCATTGTATTAGAATTCTATTTAGTTTCGGTTCACTGCTTTCAGTTTTCAGCGCTCTTTAGATGATTCATTCCAGATACTGCCTTTAAAAGTCTTGCCTGGATAACTTCCATTTTGGCTTTAATATAATTTACATGTACCGATTTCATGTTTCATTCTGGTCATTTGGCTGTGGTTTACATCTGAAAGCTGATAATTTAATCATTTCTTCTCCAGGTTGGCATACATATTTCTGGATTGCGTTCATTCCTTTTATTGTGAGTTGGCATATCATGATCTTTACTTGTGTGGTTTTGCCTTTTGCTAGATctaatttaatttttagtaaagcCATTCGTACAAAACAGTTAATACTTTAAGCAGAACTGCTTTACTGTAGCTATCTGGTGCATATGGTTATCAATATGTTTTTCCTCCACTTTAAAGGTGTATATAGTAATTTATTATATCAGCAAACGTTATTGACTGTAAATATCTGGCGGTCAGATTGTGGTGCTGAATTTTATTGATCCATCTTCAGAGTGCTTTCAATCACCCTTTTTTTTCATGAAAAAGAATCTTCAGTGTGGTATCTTTTAGTTTGTGCTATGATTTGGTCTAAAGTTTTTCAAGATTCCTATCAAGCCTTCTCAGGAGTTACGGACATGAATGATTTCTTTCTCATGCATTCAATTACATTTCCTTCTTAATTGCTCTTAATGTTTTTTCATGTTTTCAACACGAGGCTCCTTTAGAAACAACCTTACATGATATCTTCTGCCACTCAATTTTATCAGCTTCTGCTTGCCGTTGGCACGAAGTTGGAGCATGTAATTATACAGTTAGCTCATGAGGTTGCAGAGAAACATGTCGCCATAGAAGGTGAATTGGTGGTTCGACCTTCTGATGATCACTTCTGGTTCAAACGCCCTCAAGTTGTCCTCTTCTTGATACACTTCATCCTCTTCCAAAATGCGTTCGAGATAGCATTCTTTTTCTGGATATTGGTAAGCTAAAGTTATTATACTATGCTTGCACTTAGCTTACTTCTCTATTTTCTAATTTCTCATTCTTTTGTTCTCTAATCGCTTTATAGGTGCAATATGGCTTTGATTCCTGCATAATGGGACAAGTTGGTTTCATTGTTCCTCGGCTTGTTATAGGGTATATTCCACTGCCCACTTCCGTATTAGCTCTATACCTCTACCCTTTCTCTGTTAGAGAAAATGGGCATGCATCTTTATCAAATATAGCAAATGTGCATGTTGCACCAGAAAGCTCTACTTGACtagcatctttttttttttttttttgcttttatcAGGGGGTTTGTTTTGACGATCTCATTGTCTTTTCCAGGTTAATCATTCAAGTGTTATGCAGCTATAGCACGTTGCCACTTTATGCTCTTGTTACACAGGTTAGTTTTAAATAAGCTTAGCTTGGAGTCTTGATATCAATGAATGTTGAAGTTGAATCTGTCCGTGTTTGGCATCCTGAACTACAGATGGGTACCCACTTCAAGAAGTCAATATTTGATGAGCATATTCAAGCTGGTCTTCTTGGTTGGGCTTCGAAAGCAAAAATGAAGAGGGAACTGAAGACTGCTACAGATGGCTCCAACCAAGCAAGTTCAATTGAGGGTTCAACTGTAAGATTACAGATGTCAGGAATCGGGCGAAAGGAACCCCCGGCTAATGAATCTTAAGCTGAAATTTCAGATCTGTTCATTATATTAGGAGAACTGAATCATACAACCCTTGCCCGTGGATgaatatttttctttttggtaGTAACTTTATCTCGAATCACATGGTTTGTTATAGGGGGTTGTGATTGGATATCCAAGCTGAAAGTTCAAGCTTCTAAATTATGATGTATTATAATAGTAGAAGAAACACAATCATAATCAATTCGTATTCCTGTCGACGCGGGAGTTTGAATCTGCCCAGAATGAGTGGTGATGACACTTAACACAAGCCTACTCATCATCAAAGTAAATCAAAGCCCGTGAATATAGTCGTTCTGTACTTCTTTTCAAGGCTTCAAAATCATACCACTCATAACTTATATCTGCCCCAATTGGTGTAAAACTCCTTTCAATGTGAACAGAAATTAGTGACTAGTAAATAGTAGTAACAAGTATGGAACAAAGAAACAGAATAGAAAGGGAAATGAGTGTGGCAAGAATCCTTCTATATGGGACTCCTGAATCACTATAGCTGAGTTTAGTCTCAGTTCGGGTAGTTATCTTAGTCGAATTTATTCGCAAAAGGATTTGTGAAACTTCTGTTGGTTGCATTCAGTTTAATGCATTTCAGCTGCACTGTTTTAGTATTAATCAACCTCCATTCTGTAATAACGTTAAAATTTTGCTTTCGTACTTGTTATGGTTTGATTTTCTACAAGAAATGCACAAGTTTTTATTCTTACCATACCATATCCTCCTCTTTCCAATCTTGGATTCTTATCACATCCTACTCTGGACCTTCCCAGCCTTTTGGAAAATACTGCCTATTTATTGACTTTATTTTTTTACTACTCTCTTCTGTTCAAAAAAAGTGTCCACCTAGCCATTTACACAACCTTTAAAAAAATACTAATTCCTAggtaaaaataggtaatttgactaaattacccgTAATTAAATTGGTATTGGGATATGGTCGCTTAACACTTTATAAGGGCCAATTtggaaaaataaggttaattctttcttcattttggtaagtggacactcttttttaaccaaaaaataaaAGGTAAGGGGACACTCTCTTTTAACAAGAGGGAGTAacgtactctctctgtcccaataTATGTGGCACCATTTCCTTTTTAatccgtcccaaaaagaatgtaACTTTTCCTTAGTTGACAACTTTTAGTGGCGCCATCTACTTTTTGCCCTTGTTGGGTCACACTTAATTCTATATTGTGaagaaaaggattaaaagtaggggaaaaggtcaaaaatacccctctactttcatTTAATAGCTAAATTTGTTCTCTGTTACAAGTTGGGCTATTTATATCCACGTTGTTACTAAAATTAGCAAAATCACCCCTTGATCGGATAGAATCCCCCAAATCAACCTCAATTCTCTAATACCCTTTTTTAACTTGACCCGATAATTGAAATAACCCATGAAATACTTGAAATAACCCATGAAATACTCTCAGTCTCCCAAAACATTTCGTTTATAACAACCTAATCCAAATGATATAAATCCTTGATTATATGATTGAAGCAAAAAACTATAAGTGAAATAATGAATGAAATAATAGATTGATACGATCCCGAGGAGCACACATGAATCGAGATACTTCATCTGAGGCCGAGCCAAGGAACTCCAAGTCTTACAATTCATGGTGATGCTAAGAGAGGCTTTGGAGACCTTTGAGGAGCTTCATAGGAGGGCATATAACGTGTGCATGATTGCTTGGTCTCATGGAGTGAAGATGAGATGGAGGGAGACGATGGTGGTCAGTCATGCAAAAAGGCTATTCTTTAAAGTCAAGCCATCATCCCTAAAGAAGActaccaaacaaggcccttacttcattaagagtATTTTTATAATAGTTAATCTAGTCTTCTTTAGCATAGTAGTATAAGTACTACACTTAGTCATTTGGTTACTTAGTTGATGATGATTTGAGGATTGATATTATTATCATAGTTTGTTTGGCTTACTAGCCCTAGTTATAGACTTAGTTGATGGAGTGTAGTTCCATTGTCGTTAATGAACCCTTGTCCTTGAAAttcatgaagagttgttcatttgtggatatcaattgaatttcaattagtataggttCAAATTTCTAGAGTTAGAAAGGAGGAATTGGAAACCTATTTCCAAGTTTGTCTTTCTATTCAATCTAATTTGGGTCTTGTTTTTATCTTCTCTTCTCATCCTCAATTTCTTCTGTCTTTAATTCCGCATTTCTACACGTGTTTGTGATTCCCTAGAGTTTCCCCTTTAGGAATCCTATCATTTAGATTTCAAAAATATACAATttgaaattccaaaaaaaaaaaatgttgttgttTGGTGAATTTGAGGTTAAAATTGAGTTCCTTGTGATCAAATCCATCTAGATATCAAATTTGAAGAAGTTTGGAGAAATCACCATTGAAGACCTTCATGTTTTTGAAGAACTCAAAgcgggtcttgttgatttggggtTAATTGAGGTTAATTTGTAATGGGCTTTGTTCTCCAAGTTAAAGGTGATTTGAAAATTGGGTATTCTTGGTGTTCATAAGAGTCTTCATGTATTCATCTTGAAGAAGAAGGCAAAAACAAGGTGTTTGATTCAAAAGTTTTCAACCAAAGTTGTGAAAAAGTGTTTTTCCACCCCAAAAAGAAAAAACTACGCCTACGCCAAGCGACCACGTCAGCAACCATGCAAGGAggacaaagttttttttttttttgggaacatTCTGTTTTTACTCACGTAGCCAAGACACACCCTGAAATTTGGTTCTGGAAGTGGCTACGTAAATTAAAGTGGGCCACGTCTCGAAGGCTTCTCGGCCACGTAGCAAATGCCAGCCACACAAGCCTCGGCCACGTAGGCCAACCCATCCATGCACGCCTCAAGCTCCAGCCACGCAGCCCAATGCAGCCACCCACGTACCCAACGCTATTCACGTAAGCTACCAATGCCACCCACGTAAAGGTTCTTTTCCGATTTCTTCTcatatttctctcatttctttgatTCTCTAAGCTAATTAACAATGAATAATTGTTCTTACTTCgttgtttgctagttcttgtgtccttaatttcatttcatgccaattctttcaagcttttatCGTTTTAACTTCGTTGGAACTTTCTTGGCTCAAGTTCTTTAGTTTAATCGAGTCGTCTGTCTttaattaacaagaatctattcttcCACAAAGAAGTAGCaaccttgtgaattgatttgggaTTAGCGGTTTGTTGCCAACTTCAGAAGGACACTAGAGTGTGGTAAGCTTGAGTacaaatacgagtgacgtgagaAACTTTAGTACTAGTCTCGTTTGCTCGTTTTATAGGTACAAAGAGAGAATCCATACGAAGAGGAGATATAAAGAATTATGTCATCCATAGCCTCAGATTCTTATGATGATGACATGGATGGTTATGCCTCTAGTAATGGAGGATATGGCTATTATAGTGAAGAAGACTATGGAGGAAATGATGTAACATATGACCATGATCGATGTGATGGTGAAGAGTACTACTCCGGAGGTGAATATGAGATAAGTAGATCTCGTGGGGCTTATGAAAAAGTTAAAGGAGTAGAAGAGCTCTATGAAGAATCCTATGGTGAAGAT
The nucleotide sequence above comes from Lycium barbarum isolate Lr01 chromosome 3, ASM1917538v2, whole genome shotgun sequence. Encoded proteins:
- the LOC132631420 gene encoding MLO-like protein 1 — encoded protein: MSGGGGEGEGSTLEFTPTWVVAAVCTVIVAISLAAERLIHYTGKYLKKKNQKPLYEALQKVKEELMLLGFISLLLTVLQGSIVKICVPEDVVMHLLPCSLSEAHSSSSNETAHASLESAHHRRLLAEEVAAGDYCNAKHKVPLLSLEALHHLHIFIFVLAIVHVTFSLLTVVFGGAKIRQWKHWEDSIAKANYETTQVLKPPVTHVHQHDFIRSRFVGMGKRSAIFGWLHSFFKQFYGSVSKSDYAALRLGFIMTHCKQNPKFNFHKYMIRALEDDFKTVVGISWYLWVFVVIFLFLNVNGWHTYFWIAFIPFILLLAVGTKLEHVIIQLAHEVAEKHVAIEGELVVRPSDDHFWFKRPQVVLFLIHFILFQNAFEIAFFFWILVQYGFDSCIMGQVGFIVPRLVIGLIIQVLCSYSTLPLYALVTQMGTHFKKSIFDEHIQAGLLGWASKAKMKRELKTATDGSNQASSIEGSTVRLQMSGIGRKEPPANES